The Humulus lupulus chromosome 7, drHumLupu1.1, whole genome shotgun sequence region tgttttggaatatgatttaggcaatCTTTTGGAACGTTtgggcctttcaagcttacccttATCATTATTATCCCTAGTTTGCCTATTTGTGCCTTAACTTGTTTGATTGATTGTATAACCACTTCATTAAGCCAAAAATGTACCAATTATTATTTTTCCCTGTCCTGTGAATTATGCCATAAgcttagaaataagtttgggggaacgAATTGTAAttgggtaaaaaaaaaaaagtattggtGTGAGTGGATGAACGATGTAATTTTTTGATTGAGACAAGTGTAAAATGTAAAAGTACTTGCAACATCACTAAATTTTgatatttgattaaaaaaaaaaggtgttgaataattaaataaagtgaTGTTGGAGCATTGATTATGAGTTCTTAATCGATGGAAAGTGGGTGAATTAGGGGATGGTAATTGAATGCAATGTGGGTTGTTTGATTGGTTTTTtatgtgcttatggtataatgaagcctaaatgtctttttatctacctttacctaagccaaaaTGTTATGAACCTTTGAAGTCCTTTTGATTCCATAgcatgtgttgttgacattagtggagaaaggcAAGTGTGCAAGCGTATTGAATTTTGGTTAGTGGATTGTTGGAATGAGTGGGGCATGTATGGTGTTATCTAGTTATTCATTTGTTATTTGCAAGGTATAATCTAATTTCCAATTGAGGCATTCAGATTAATTGTTGGAGTTATTGAGTTGAAATTCTGGTTGTTCAACAGTTGAAGTTTTGTGAGTGATGACAGCGTAATTTAAAGAAGACTGGAGGCTTAACTTGTCTTGTCTGTTTGTTTTAGTTTAATGTGTCATTTCcgtactcgagggcgagtaagaagcaagtttgggggagtttttTAGGCTAATTTTAGCCTCCTTTTTAAGTGTCTTTATCATTGTCTTTTTAATGGTTTATGTGTTTTTGGAgcggatttatgcttgttttgcttgatttcaggttaaagcatatgttttgggcatttggagTGGACTGTGGAGAAAATATGCTAAATCGAAGGGTTATTCAAGTTTTTGTTGAAATTGTATTAGGCCCGCGACGCAAGAATTAGCACTGCGGCGCTAATGCGAGTTAGAGCCGCGACGAGCCCTTTTCCAGAAACCCGAAATTTCGCAATTTCCGAGTAGAGCCGCGGCGCAAGAATTGGAGCCGCGGCGCTGACGTCAGTACGACTTAGAATTTTAAGGGCAATTTCATCATTTTGGGAGAAATATAGAATGAGGTCTTCATTTTTAATTGGGGATCGCGATTTTGGAAGGGGGCAGAAAAAAGGGAGACAGAAACaaaggggaaaaagaagaagaagaagcttggagcgagcgtgggcgatctgtgacaattcccaatctagtttcattctctttttctttaattttctacgttattgtttatgtttagtttgattatggatatgaatactgcgattatgagctaaactcctatttagggatttgatggatattgactgagattattccatggcttaatgttatttgattattccttcttccttgtttatgtgatttgttcatcTTTGTGCttaatacatgtttgagattgatcaccttaagcatgattcatgatcctaatatgaaatctgaaaagtgaatattaggaatgttctaaatgaataaacataggttttgatgtgaaacgaaagtattcgcatagcttatgtgacttttagattattgcttaatgcgAATTGTTTGTTGTACTATCTCAGAGCTGCAGTAGTTGACATGCAATTTAGTACCTTcatgatctgaaaagagtttaggtgattTTATAATTTGTCATCTCATTGGAGGAAGAAGAATAGTTGACTAGTattaacaattgggtaatcaaagcaattgaaatcatattcctaatttcatatccattgttaaacccttttttatttgttgttttgtttgttatgttttctgcattattattttaaaaccaaattttattgttgccaaatagaaatataaatccaatttggttagtacttagctgcaattcccttgggttcgacctcacctgtgtgagttactacttgtatgataTGTGCACTTGCGTGTAATAAAATCCGCAACACCCACTGTACTACTATGATTCATTGGACCACCATGATGAACAAAATCAAGTCTCTAGTGAAGACACATTTAGTTTCCCAGATGGGTCAGATTTGGCAATTGGTCAAGAATTCAATAACAAAGATGAGGTAAAAACTAAGCTGAACGATATTGCAATAAAGGTTTGCTTTGAGATGGAAGTTAATAAATCTACCAAGTCATTATATGTGACAAAATGCATTGACAAGTCATGCAACTGGGCAGTGCGTGCAGCAAAAGTTACCAACTCAGAGCGTTTCTCAATATGAACTTATTGTAACACTCACACTTGTTCCCTTATTAGCCGAAAAAGAAAGCATCGTCAAGCAAGTGCTGTAGTAGTTGCTAATGTCGTGAGGTCAAGTTTCGATGGTCAAAAAGAGATACCGAAGCCAAAAGCAATAATGACGATTATGCAGAACAATCACATGCCAATAACATATTGGAAAGCTTGGAAGGAGAAAAAAATTGCAAACAACCTTCTTAGAGGTTCACTTGAATTAGGTTTTCAAAATCTTCTAGCTTACTTATACATGTTTCGAAAGATGAATCCAGGTACGATCACGCATTTGGAGATGGATGAAGattctaaattcaaatatgttttcCTAGCATATGGAGCATGCATCAAAGGATTTCATTGCATGAGAAAGGTTATTGCAGTGGATGAGACTTGGTTGAAGACCAAGTACAAAGGTGTAATGCTCATTGCAACAGCATAAGATGGTAATTTTCATCAATATCCTATTGCTTGGGCTGTGGTTGATTCAGAGAATGATGCTTCGTGGCCATGGTTCCTTACAAAGTTACAAGAACTTATACCAGATGATAGTGATTTAGTCTCTATTTCAAATAGAAATTAAAGCATCATCAATGGGGTGTCAAATATTTATAGGAGGTCACAACATGGGCATTGTAGGTGGCATTTGTCCCTGAATATTAAAGCACGTGTCAGAGTTAAAGGTGTCATAAAACTATTTGAAGAAACTGCCAATGCCTATAAAGTTTCCGACTTCAACAAACTCTATGATGAATTGAAGAATAGATATCCCGTAGCAATGAAGTATCTTGAAGAATCAAATCTCACACTTAGTAAATGGACGAGATCTCAATTTACAGGTTGTTGGTACAATATTATGACTATGAATGGTGCATAATCTATTAATGCAGCACTGAGGGAACCTAGAGATTACCCTATCATTGCGTTGTTGGAGGCTATGCAAGCAAAAGTCTCTGAGTGGTTCAAAAATCGCCGCAATATTGTGGCATCTATCAATACAAAGTGTACACCTTTAACTCCAAAGGCAGAGAATATTATTCGAAAAAGATTCAAGAAAGCATCGGAAATGAATGTGAAACAACTTAACCGATTTGAGTATGAGGTTACAGGTAAAGAAAATTATGCCATAATTGATTTAGGTCAAAGACAATGCCCATGTCGTGTCTTTGACATTGATCAACCTCCATGTGTGCATGCATTAGCATCATATGAGCAAGCTGGAATAGAAGTGTATGATTTGTGCTCTAATTATTATAAGTTGGAAACTTGGGCGTTGGCTTATGTTTATACCATTTATCCAGTCCCTCAACAAGAAGATTAGGATATCAATGAAGTTGAAGTATTGCATCCAAATGTCCCAATCAAGCATGGTAGAGAAAAATTGAAAAGAATCCCATCAGTTGGCGAGGGAAAAAAATGGATAAAATGGTGTGGTTTATGCGGGCAGCCTGGTCACTCAAAAAAACCATGCCCCTTACGAGCCACAACATCTAAATTGTAATTGTTGATGCATATGCTTGTTTTGAATTACCATGGTTAATTTATATCATTGTATTTGAATTCATTTAAATTTTCTTGTGTTTACTTGAGATGAACCTCGACTTccatgagtagagctcgaccatgGATGGTCGAGCTTTGCAAAGATTGATAAATATTCCACTATAGAACGCTACtgacatgagtagagctcgaccgtCAATGGTTGAGCTTTGTAAAGATAGATAAATATTCTAGCATAGAGCTCAACTGacgtgagtagagctcgaccatgGATGGTCAAGCTTTGTAAAGATAGATAAATATTG contains the following coding sequences:
- the LOC133792534 gene encoding uncharacterized protein LOC133792534; its protein translation is MKYLEESNLTLSKWTRSQFTALREPRDYPIIALLEAMQAKVSEWFKNRRNIVASINTKCTPLTPKAENIIRKRFKKASEMNVKQLNRFEYEVTGKENYAIIDLGQRQCPCRVFDIDQPPCVHALASYEQAGIEVYDLCSNYYKLETWALAYVYTIYPVPQQED